GAAATCACCATGAAGGGCGTGACCCGCGACTACGGAAGCGGCATTTTCGGCGTCCGCGACGTGGACCTGGAGATCCGGGAGGGAGAGTTCATGTGCTTTCTCGGGCCGTCGGGCTGCGGCAAGTCCACGACCCTGCGGATGATCGCGGGTCTGGAAGACATTACCTCCGGCACGCTGACCATCGGCGGGCGCGACATGACCCATACACCGCCGCGCGACCGCAACATTGCCGTGGTTTTCCAGACCTACGCGCTTTATCCGCACATGAGCGTGCGCGACAACATCGCCTTTGGCATGAAGATGCGCGGTGTCCCGCGCGGCGACCGGGCGCAGCGCGTGACCGCCGCCGCGCAGAAGCTGGGGCTGGCCCCCTACCTGGACCGCAAACCGGCGGAACTGTCGGGCGGTCAGCGCCAGCGCGTCGCGCTTGGCCGGGCCATCGTTCGGGAGCCGGATGTCTTCCTGATGGACGAGCCGCTGTCCAACCTGGACGCCACCCTGCGGGCCGAAATGCGGCTGGAGCTGGTGCGGCTGCACCGCGAACTGGGCAAGACCACGGTTTTCGTCACTCACGATCAGGTGGAGGCGATGACCATGGGCGACCGCATCTGCATCCTGCGCGACGGAGAGATCATGCAGGTGGGCCGGCCGCTGGAGGTCTATGACAACCCTGTCAACATCTTCGTCGCCCGGTTCCTGTCCACCCCGCCGATGAGCATCCTGCCCGCCACCCTGAAGGACGGCCGATTGTCCAGCCCGCTGGCCGATTTCACCCTGACCCCGGACCAGCAGCGCGCCTATGCCGCCGCCGCCGGCCAATCCCTGAAGCTGGGTATCCGGGCGGAGGATTTTCACGCCA
Above is a genomic segment from Pseudooceanicola aestuarii containing:
- a CDS encoding ABC transporter ATP-binding protein, with the protein product MAEITMKGVTRDYGSGIFGVRDVDLEIREGEFMCFLGPSGCGKSTTLRMIAGLEDITSGTLTIGGRDMTHTPPRDRNIAVVFQTYALYPHMSVRDNIAFGMKMRGVPRGDRAQRVTAAAQKLGLAPYLDRKPAELSGGQRQRVALGRAIVREPDVFLMDEPLSNLDATLRAEMRLELVRLHRELGKTTVFVTHDQVEAMTMGDRICILRDGEIMQVGRPLEVYDNPVNIFVARFLSTPPMSILPATLKDGRLSSPLADFTLTPDQQRAYAAAAGQSLKLGIRAEDFHATPGPCRIPVTGEVRAIEALGAENILFFHQAGETLAARVDRHLLPAVGEQVSLYLDTAAIYLFDGQTEQTFARPDPETVRA